A segment of the Bufo bufo chromosome 5, aBufBuf1.1, whole genome shotgun sequence genome:
tattaatACCACAGAGAtgtatgtgaggggtgatgaccagtgtaaggaggacattcctacagagacgatgtgaggggtgatgaccagtgtaaggaggacattcctacagagacgatgtgaggggtgatgaccagtgtaaggaggacattcctacagagacagatgtgaggggtgatgaccagtgtaaggaggacattcctacagagacagatgtgaggggtgatgaccagtgtaaggaggacattcctacagagacggatgtgaggggtgatgaccagtgtaaggaggacattcctacagagacagatgtgaggggtgatgaccagtgtaaggaggacattcctacagagacagatgtgaggggtgatgaccagtgtaaggaggaaattcctacagagacagatgtgaggggtgatgaccaGTGTAAGGAGGACATTCCTACGGAGACggatgtgaggggtgatgaccagtgtaaggaggaaattcctacagagacagatgtgaggggtgatgaccaGTGTAAGGAGGAAATTCCTACAGAGACTAATGTGAGGGGCAATGACCAGTGTAAGGAGGAGATTcccacagagacagatgtgaggggtgatgaccaGTGTAAGGAGGACagtcctacagagacagatgtgaggggtgatgaccaGTGTAAGGAGGACATTCCCACAGATAAGagcccaggtgagtagtgaccactaaatgcagcagagatgagtCTGTAACCGTAATGACCCTGAACTAGACTTCCCCCTATAGCAGGCGCCTTCACCAGGTACTTAGTGTCCCCCAGTACTCAGATACCCCCAGGACTTACAGTAGGACCAAACTGTGTAACAGCCGGACTGTCCAATGAAGAATAATACTAAGCACATATCGCAGCACTAGCAGGTAAGAAGAAAGCCAGGAGATAGGAGCTCATCAGTAGATGACTAAAAACAGGATGGGGATGGTAACCAAATGTGGAACAAacggatgatgggggttatatggTGAACGGATGATTGAACAGACAGTAAGTGACCCTGACTCTCTATGAATCTTTCCCTAGATATTTCCTTAGACACTGACCGTAATACCAGACATCAGTAACCCTCACTGTCCCTCAAGATATCTCTATGGAAAACCCTAATTTGTAATGCTGACTCTAGGACCCAGAgacaacaaacacaaacaaactgTTAGACTGTTAGAAATAACCACAAGAACATCTACATTGATGAAGCAAACTAGGCGAGATAATAGAATATACAGGGATTACTGGATTCAGCTACACAGAGCTTATGCTATAACCCGCAACCCGCTGCAGAAACCAGGAATATTTAGAGAGAAAGTTACCTATAAAGGAACTCCTCTCCAAACAAGCTGTGAGCTACAGCAAGAGTTCTGAGCAAGAAACAGATCAGGTGTGATAGCATAGCAACTGCCCCAAACTAATAGGAGAAGATGAAGCAATGGGAGTGTTCCTGCTGATCATATCCTAGCCCACTACTCTAAAGAGGTCTGCATCATGACTCCCCAGCCCCCGCTTATTAATGTCAGGGTGACAGGGCTCTGCCATGATTCTCCTGAGAGTGTATTGGTGACCCACTGTGCAGCATCCAACAGGCCCATGTAACATACTCTTGGGCCTCCAGCTCAGCATCTTCTCCAGCGGACAGGCCCTAGACCCACACAATCTCACAGAACAGACACTTGTCCTTTTGGTGCCACACGTGGACCATCCACACTCTCACACCTTGGTGCCAAAACACAGCTCTTCAGGATCATCTCTCTTCCAGGTGACACAGGAAAGTCCTCCCCTCTCTAATGGCTGTGGTCCTCTCGTGCTAATGGCCACCAGTCATCCACAGAAATGGCTAGATAACATTCTTCCGCAGAGTCTGTGCTGCTTACTCTTAGTATGATGGTCCATAGTGTCTAGCAAATACTTTTAACCTTGTAGGGATTCTTTTACTGTCATATCATTCATCAACACCAACTTCAGAGGATAAAAGGTCTGGACGTTTCCTATCGTGGCATCTAGTTGTCCTGTTCTGGCTAGTTTACATCTTTGGCAGCTTCTGGGGACCTCTAATGACCTCTCTGTAGTTGGGGTGGTACTAAAACTGATGTGGCCAGGAATGTTTTTAATGGATCCAATTGACCAGTCCTCTCGCGTCGCACATAATCTGTCAGGTAAGATGTACCCTAGTCGTTAGAATTGCCCTTTGGTATAGCACCCCTGCATGGAGGGCCAGCCAGACCTGCTGCTGGAGCAGTTGATTTCCTGAGATGTCAGTTTCTCTCTTTCTTCACAGCTGGGTGGATGTTCCTCCATGAGCCATTATCTCACGTATCTACATGGTTGTCCCACCACTTCTTGCTTTTTCAGTCTTTGGTGATCCACTTGTCCCCTGGAGCTATTTAAGGCTCTGCACTGAGGATTGGGACATTCCCCAAGCCATGGTAGGCCGTGACAGCAGTCGGCAATTCTATCTTCTCAAACCTTTTATCAGTTGGACCACTGGCTGTTTCTACTGAGTTGTGGAATAGAGCATCAGCATTCCCATTGCTGTGGCCTGTCAGTATCATACCCTGTGTTTCGGCTTCGTCCTCCTGGCCAGTCACTACTGCTCTAAGGCGCCCACCCTGCCAGTTTCCAAATGCACTAGCTGATTGTTCTCGGTCCACAATACAAATTCTGCCCCCAACAAGATTTCAGAGAATGTACATGGCGAATGCTACCAGCTCTAGCTTCAGCAAAGTTCTCAGGGTTCTTCTCTCCACCTTTGTGCTCTGCACCCTGCCATCTTGAATTTAAAGGGAATTttttcaccagttttatggtgtcctaactaatggGCAAAAAAACTAGTGACAAGTTCCCTTAGCAAAATGCTAGgtcctttctttaattgacccagacttttgctaaaatcttgtattgaacagctccagcgcatgccgatgagtcctgaatatttatgagcttttGACTTTCTCTGCCACTCTACTGCTAATTCTGTCAATCAAGCTCATGAATATCAGCACTCATTGGCATGCACTGGAGATGTTAGAGCCCGGCAGTATAAAACTGGTGGCAGATTCTTTTTAAATGATCTCAGCTTTGCATAAATCAGTAGTACGAGCGACCATAAGGAACTTTGTAATATGTGTTATCAGAGAGACCATGAGACTGCTGCACCTAAATAGGAAGTTTATACCTTTCAGCGTAATCCCTTTATTCTCAATTATACATGTCAGTACTTTTCTGTAATGTCATCCAGGATCCTGGGGCTGCTTCTGAGGGAATAATAAAAGggttaggaagcagattctcctcCACTTTCTGGGTGCAGTCAATAATAGGTACTCTCCAGCTTCCAGCTGTAAGAAAACAGCAAAGAGAAATCCAAATAGAAGTATAGAAGTCATCTAATGACCAGAAATGGTGCTATTGATTAacgcaaagtttgttgaaaggttaggtaTGCTATAAAGAgacgttatcccatgactaatgtaaaaaaaaaaaatctgacatcataaactacatgacaatctatttctGACAACGCTAAaaccggccctgtacctcacatggatccagagatctccccattcattgctctgctgaatttatatcaagctgacagttcaaggggagtgtcttttctgctgcagctaaggggggcgTGTCCCAGCTCTCCAAATCACAGCGCAGGAGGCAGCTAAAGGatcaaactgagcatgtgcggccatctcggtgagcaggacaaagaaataggaaaaaaaaaaacagcaagtggctctatacagatacatttactGAATAACTCGGTGGTTATGCAAAATataaaattacatgcaattacaaaagtattcagatccaagtgctggtttgaaaaattttgaatatttttcgtgggacaacccctttaattcaagaTTGCTTCCATCAGTATGCATGGAAAAAGGCTTGGTGTAATCAGCATAGGGAACACGGTCCATATGACAGCTGCATCTCCTGGGCCGGCTGTGGCTCCCCTGACCCGAACtatcatagtgatttatgatgcAGTAATTTCATGTGTGTTCACAGGCCTATTCCAGTGTACATGCATCATCATGTGATTACACTGCAATAGCTCCACCATCAGATACACAGacctgttttttttcctttttgcgttttcatttttctttcctatcttccttgagccataacttttttatttttccattcacatagctgaagttgtactttctaatgccaccattaattatggcacacAATTTAGTGTgaagccataaaaaaaaaatattctaaattggGTGGCACTCGAAAAAAACAAtttctccaccgttttacgggttttgtttgcgtcaaaactgacccatgccctttgttttctaggtcagtacgattacaatgatgctccatatgtaaagtttttcttttatgTCTGGTgtaaaaatgaatttaaaaaaataaataaaaaattatgtccATATTAtgacctccataacttttttattttatagttatatcttctgagcgggggggggggggggtcattttttgcaggacaatctgtagtttttattgataccattttggagtgtgtgtgaccttttttgatcacattttataaaaaaaattgggtaagagaagcaataaaaaaaaaaatggcaaattggccatttttaccctttttcCTGTTACTCCTTTCGCCATATAGCcttttaaagggttgaacattgactgataggatagctgccttacatttggtggcatcagaggcagagctcatTTGCTTCCCTTtcttccaattttaatgtgactgttaggaggtaaaaaattatattacttAAACATTTTTGTTCTTGGCAGGTGACTGTACCAGGAACTTGGAGGGACATCTGATATCTTCAGATTACAATGCAGGTGTCACATCAGATACATACGAAGACCATGACATTATCCCACATGTACCCTCAGGCCTTGACCGCAAAACGTCatctgattcatcacagactaTTATGCAGAATCAAAGTCACAGAAGGAGTGGGGGAGCCCAAAGAGCTCTAAAAGGGAAGACACTGTTTTCCTGTTCTAAAAGTGGCAAATTTATTACAAAAAAATCAAATCCAGAAAAATATCAGATTattcacacagaggagaagccatattcatgttcagaatgtggcaaatgttttgctcagaaatcaaatcttgagaGACATCAGaggattcacacaggggagaaaccatattcatgttcggaatgtgagaaatgttttaatcaGGAGCATCATCTTGTTGAGCATTTaaaaactcacacaggggagaagccattttcatgccaagaatgtgggaaatgttttacccagAAAGCACATGTTGTTGAACATCTGAaatctcacacaggggagaaaccattttcatgtccagaatgtgggaaatgttttgctcaTAAAACAGCTCTTtttcaacatcagagaattcacacagaagaaaagccatattcatgttcagaatgtgggaaatgttttgctcaGAAATCAATTCTTATTCAACATGAAAAAcaacacacaggggagaagccatattcatgtgcagaatgtggaaaatgttttgctGTGAAATCAGTTCTTCTTCAACATGAGAagcatcacacaggggagaagccatttgtatgttcagaatgtggaaaatgttttactagAAAATTAGGTCTCCTTCTAcatgaaagaattcacacaggagagaagccgtattcatgttcagaatgtgggaaatgttttactcagaaatcaaaTCTTCAGAGTCATCAGAAAGTTCACACAaaggagaagccgtattcatgttcagaatgtgagaaatgttttactcagaaattACACCTTCAGAGACATCagataattcacacaggagagaagccatattcatgttcagaatgtgggaaatcttttacTCAGAAATTACATCTTCAGAGCcaccagagaattcacacaggggagaagccgtattcatgttcagaatgtgggaaatgttttactcagaaatcaaGTCTTGAGCGCCATCAGATAATTCACACAGGGTAGAAgcgatattcatgttcagaatgtaagGATGTTTTAATTAGGAATATAATTTTGAAATCCataagaaaattcacacaggggagaaaccatatttatgttcagaatgtgggaaatgttttgctaaaaaaaataataatgatcaggtcttcATCAACATCAAAGACTTCACACACGGGTGAAGCAATTTTAACTTCTTCCCCatatctgccatacatgtacagcagagCAGATGCCaaatatttaaaagggttttctaattACACCAAAAATACATTACAAACGCCATCATTGAACCTTACTGTGTATTAAATAAGCCAGATGATGAAGTTCTGAGTGCCTTTTGACTCCTCCAGCATAATTGCGATCTGTGACCCGCACCCTGTGTTTACACCCCAGCATAATACTCACTGGGAGTATCTGTAGCATCAGGTCTCCCTCTCCTTCCCCTCCCGACTGGAACATTACAGATCTAAGCAGGGTTAGCAGCCTCATTAATATTCACTTCagtgcagtgaataataatgaagcTGTGTCGGATATGGGTTGGGCCTTCTTCCAGAACATATAGGTACATCTCAATAAATTTAGATTATCATCTTAAAGTTAATTTAAGTAATTCATTTCAAAAAGTGAAGCTCATATGTTCATATATTCATTACACActgatctatttcaagtgtttatttcttttgATTTTGACTTAAAGCTAAGGAAAACCCAAATATCAGGATCTTAGAAAATTAGAAtatataagaccaattaaaaaaaaaatgtatacagaaatatTGGCCTATTGAAAAGTCTGTCCAGTATATgccctcaatacttggtcggcaaTTATTCTGCATGAATTCCTGTATCAATGAGGCGTAGTATTGAGGTGATCACCctctggcactgctgaggtggtatggaagcccaggttgctttgatatcGGCCTTCAGTTTGTCAGCATTGTTGGctctggtgtctctcatcttcctcttgacaattccatcttctctatggggtttaggttAGGaaggtttgctggccaatcaagcccaCTGATACTATGATTATTACACCAGGTACTGGTACTTTTGACAGTGTGGGCAGACGCCAAGTCCTGCtagaaaatgaaatcagcatctccataaaggtTGTCGGCAGCAGGAAGCTTGTAGTGCTCTAAATTTCCTGGTAGACACTACGCTGGCTTTAggcttgatataacacagtggaacAAGGCTAGTAGCGGACATGGCTCCTCCAGCCGTCATTGACTATGGAAACCTCACACTGGACCTTAAGCAGATTGGAttgtgcctctccactcttcctccagactctgagccttgatttccaaatgaaattcAAATTTACTTTCATatgaaaacaggactttgaaaCAATAAGCaccagtcctttttctccttaccCAGGTGAAACACTTCTGACGTTGTGTCTGGGTCAtaagtggcttgacacaaggaatgtggCAGTTGTAGCCCATGTTCTGGATACGTCTTTGTGTGGTGGGCTCTTGAAACAGTGACTCCATTCCTCGTGGATCCTGCCCAAATTCTTGAATTGCCTTTTTTTAACAATCTTTTGAAGGCTGCaattatccctgttgcttgtgcacctttttctaccatcCTTTTTTTCTTCCTCTCCACTTTTCTTTAATATGACTGGATACCGCACTCTGTGAAaagccagcttctttagcaataACCTTTTGTGGCTTCCTTTCCTTGTGGAAGGTGTCAAtgtctgtcttctggacaactgtcagctGTTTTTCCCATGTTTGTGTAGCTAATGAACCAGACTGAGACAACAGGgtttaggaaacctttgcaggtgttttgtgttgaactttttcacaatactGTAATTTTCTGAGATATTGACTTTTGGGTTTTTTATTGGCCGTAAGCCATAAAGATTTGTCTTCATACAGCATAAAAATGTATGGGCTTTGGTAAGGGAAATTCATTGAcgggacttcggtgaataactttggtgatttaatttttgaacttgaaaaccattttaaaacttggttccGAAGTTGGCTTTGGTACCAAGGTACCAGCCCGATTCCTGTTTTTTacaatggttttcaagtttaaaaatcaaatgccaaagtctcacgagactttggtCATAACTAATTTCAActcgccggagcccatacattttaatgctgtacgtagAGAAAGTTTCGAGTGAATTGACTTCGAATTTATGATCCAAAGCTCTACTCGCTCAACATTAGccgtaatcatcaacattaaaacaaATAAATGTTTGAAATGGatcactgtgtgtaatgaatatgtataagtttcactttttgaattgaattacataAATTAAATTTTCGTTGATATTCTAATTTGAGATGAACCTGTAGACTTTTACTAAAGAAATTATATAATTGTTCTTCATCAGGATTTGAACCCTAGACCTTCTCTGTTAGAAGGGCTGACTTTTTTGTTCTTAAAAATCTATTTTCTTCACAGGCTTAAAACTAAATAGTATATTACTGAAACGAAGGGAAAAAATGGTGCCAATCACCATAAATAATGTATTCACTGTACTATACAGTGTTGTTAATATTATTATTGGAATACCAAATACTATTCCAATATTGGAGTACAAAAagttaatgtgttttttttcctaacaATTTGCAGAAAATTGCAACTTTTACCATAAAAGAACAATAGCTAGAAAATACCATTTCAAATTTTTTCGCCATAACTTTTACTATAAGGATCATTTTATGGGATTCTGTGAGATTtgaacccctgacctcctgtacaTTAAACAGCTGCTTTACAAactcctctatagaaaaagttctGCTGTGAACATATTATTTATGGTGATTAGTAAACAATGTAAataacagtggggggggggggggggggggtcatactgTTTGTCTGAATAGAGCCCTGAAATCCCTGATCGCAGTCCTGGATCTAAGCACTGCTGGAAAAACTCTGTCCTAAGGCATGGCATCATTGCTGATGTCACATCTACAGGGCAGGGTCCAGGAGAATAAGCAGAGCACCGCCCTGAATGGCAATGTCACCAATGAATAAAACAAATGTGAGCTCCTCTAGGCAtatattgtttgttatgtattagACTTATTAATATACGTGTCAAtcggaaaaatataaaataaatcaaaactAAATATTCAAGTAAACCATAAATTATAAATACATTACTATTCCAGAACAATAAGCTGCGGGCCCAGCAGCAAACATATTAATGGATCCATATTAGGTAAGTTTAAaagtattaataataataaaaatttttgaTAAAAAATAGCAAGAGTCCTTTTGGATAATGATATGGTAATGACTCAGGGGTGTGGAATTCCTATCGCCCGACGCCAgggacatgcagttccgggcgcCGGGCAAGTAGTTTGAACAGTTGTTTTAGCCCTGTGCGGGCAAGTAGCAGGGACATGTCGGTTGGGCAGTAATAGGAGCGGTCATATGCTTGCCGCGAGCTGACCGCTCCTACATCTATGTCAGCCTGCCCCTGCATCGTCGGCTCAGTtcagtcacagcacacaatagcagagacgctggcagcagagaggggagggactcgggaggagtgtaatctgatcctagagtggaagctgcttctgccagcccctcccctccccgcccaccaaccaatcagagctgaggcaaggcaaacactagcagctctgagcccTCTGTACAGGGAGttagaatagaaatgaatggaatgagtcacaagttaaaagaatctaaagatccgattagttagagactcattcgattcattgagttaaaagggccgtgagtcagagtctagaacaggttacactgaggccgtgagtcagaggctagaacaggttacactgaggccgtgagtcagagtctagaacaggttacactgaggccgtgagtcagagtctagaacaggttacactgaggccgtgagtcagaggctagaacaggttacactgaggccgtgagtcagaggctagaacaggttacactgaggccgtgagtcagaggctagaacaggttacactgaggccgtgagtcagactgtagaacaggttacactgaggccgtgagtcagaggctagaacaggttacactgaggccgtgagtcagaggctagaacaggttacactgaggccgttagtcagaggctagaacaggttacactgaggccgcgagtcagaggctagaacaggttacactgaggccgcgagtcagaggctagaacaggttacactgaggccgcgagtcagaggctagaacaggttacactgaggccgcgagtcagaggctagaa
Coding sequences within it:
- the LOC121000862 gene encoding gastrula zinc finger protein XlCGF8.2DB-like, which produces MQNQSHRRSGGAQRALKGKTLFSCSKSGKFITKKSNPEKYQIIHTEEKPYSCSECGKCFAQKSNLERHQRIHTGEKPYSCSECEKCFNQEHHLVEHLKTHTGEKPFSCQECGKCFTQKAHVVEHLKSHTGEKPFSCPECGKCFAHKTALFQHQRIHTEEKPYSCSECGKCFAQKSILIQHEKQHTGEKPYSCAECGKCFAVKSVLLQHEKHHTGEKPFVCSECGKCFTRKLGLLLHERIHTGEKPYSCSECGKCFTQKSNLQSHQKVHTKEKPYSCSECEKCFTQKLHLQRHQIIHTGEKPYSCSECGKSFTQKLHLQSHQRIHTGEKPYSCSECGKCFTQKSSLERHQIIHTG